A stretch of DNA from Juglans microcarpa x Juglans regia isolate MS1-56 chromosome 5D, Jm3101_v1.0, whole genome shotgun sequence:
ttttcaaatttttgcacCCTACTCGTGACACCGCCAAAGCTATTTGATGAGTGAGAATTGTTTGTTTAGCGTATGGGTTATTCCGAAAGGGTAGTTCTACAGACCCATTTTTCACGTGACAACCACgtgtttattataattattaaaaagaatagagaaaaggaagaagaagaagaagaagaaaaaaaaacacgggATCCTTTATTTCACAATCCCGAAAGCCCCTTTATGTTCCCCAACCTCAACAACCTGCTCCCAAACTCCAGCATCGACATCGCATTGAGTCTGCatggcaacaaaaaaaaaaaaaaaaaaattcccgaCGTCGTCTATGTAAGAAGCTTGCAAAAAAGCATGAGAATGCCAATTTCGATGCAGTTCCTCAAGCAAAACACAGTAAAATATTATCGCTGAGTAACAATTTGCAAAGGAGGTTGTATTAGATTGACACCTTTTCTCcctcaattaattttcatattagaAACTcaggagaaaaataataataaagacaaCTTTTAAAACTCGGTCTCGGTCCAAAACAAAGAGACAAAAGTGTCTCCAATGGTGATTTCTAGTGGCTAGTAAAAATTACAGAATTTTCGAGTTTGGATTGCATCTTTTCTCCGTTTGGTTGGGTTCCTCATCGTTCTGTGTAGGCGACGGAAGGGTATGTTGGCTAGGTTTTGAGTTTGGATcgcaatattttaattttagtttttaattttataattttataatttatttccatTCCGAAATCcgaggaaaaaaattagaaatttaatacatattatttGACTACtcaattagtttttattttttaaatataataatattttgactatttttataaaaaatttcgaaaatataaaaaatatttttttattaagctAATTAAGTTTATTTGTCAAATGTTATGTTTTCTCTGTGGACTTTTTTAAACATAGGACATGGAACTTTAGTAGAATGATATTTTATCTGAGCCGAATGAAAATTGGttaagaaaaggagaaaataataaaatgaattaaggtaacaattttaaaaaagaaaaaactctccGCCGACCTGTACAGCCTATTAATACTCGGTGCAGCGCCAAGAAAACAGCTACAGAAGcttgaaaggaaaggaaaggaaaggaagggaggggaaaggaaaagaaaagaatagaaaagaaagtTTTGTAACGTTTCAGAGCCCACCAAATAACGGAAACCTAGATTGTTCTTCCTCAAATTTACATTGTGCTGGAGTATGCGTCCCTCACGATCGCTGAATTTAAATCATTGAGGGCGATTCGTGTATGGAAGACGATATCTCCGCAGATCTGATTTCAAGAAAGAGGTTAACGTTAAACTCGATTTCTTTTTGGTCTATTTATTTCGATccaattaaatatttcaattgaATGCATGCTTGGTTAAAGGGATTTTATCCCGTCTGTTGGATGCGATCATTAGGCTATTTTCCCAATTTTGATGGGTTAGGGTTCGAAATGTTTTCTGATGTCGACTTTATGTTTGAGgactttatttttaagtattttattttgaaactatGACGGTGGTTATATACATTATGTATTTATTCCCGCGTACCGACGTATGTATCAGAACTTAAATATTACGTCGATAATTTTGGGGAACTTGGAACATTTAAGGTGAAGTTGGTGAGCAATCGTTTCTGGacgatttttattgttttgtaaaAAGATTGGTTGCTGTTTTACGGTGTTTTGTAGGCTGAGATGGAGTGTGCTGATTAACcaattttgcttttattttaggGGAACATTGCTGTTTCCCTCTTGAGAGAAAATTGTACATGATCTCTTCCTTGACGTTCTATTACTGGCAAGACCGGGGACATTACGTCTTGTAGACATCAGAACTGATGGTCCTTGCAGCCTAAAACTTAAAGTTGCTTCTTAGACATTGCATATGATGCGTTTAATTTATTAGAGGGGAAGTTTATCTGATTTTGAGGTCCTCTGTGGTCCTTGTGGGcaagttataaaataaaggGCGTCTATTACTAGATTTCTTTATATGATTcggataaaattatattaatgatgGAAGAACCAAAAGTTATTTATGCAAATGATAAGAATTTTGATGTAAAAGCgtcctgtatacttgggttataccttttatttttatcaataaaatattatttacccATCTCAAAATAAGAGTTTGAGGTAAAAGctttggtgaatcaattgtaATTGTGTGACTGGGAGGACTTTCTTGTGCTGAAATACCACATTCGAATGACCTGCTAGATGTTTATTCACTTTCCTTTGCATGTAACTTTATTCACATTATTATTAGACAACTAAAAAATAGCAATTGCAAACTGAGGACTAGTAATACTTGTATAAAGAGTCAACATATAATATGAAAGTAATTGGATATTGCTCAAAATATTTGACACGTTTTCCATTTGTATATCCGTCTTCTGAAATATCATGTCTGAAGCTGTACATGTGATATGGCATGTCATATGTTAAAGATTATAATTGCTGTGTGGTTGTTTATTCATTAAGTTTGAGTCCCCTTTTGGtttcattttgagattttttttctgaTCGACTTGTAGCTTCTTTGCAGGTTAGATGTTGTATATTGCTACTAAAACTGCATTTTTCCGAGTTGAATTTCGTGAAACTTTTTTGATGTATGATGGCGGTTCTGATGGATAATTCTTTGGATCTTTCATCAAGGGAACGTGCTCAACGTCTTTACAAATTGGTATGCCACTTCTTTGTTGATaatgtattattttaaatttttttataaatgttaaattctggactctttcttttcatattttatgaCAATGTCTACATAGTCATTCATAGATATATTCTAGTCCATATGTTTTTGcttcatcactctctctctctctctctctctctctctctctctctctctctctctttatatatatatgtatatataaaaaatatattcctcttctttttcttcttttgtaatcCAACATTTTAGTGTTTGTCACTTGACAACCTAGCCATCTTTCATGGACAAAATGCTAATTATTATTGGCAAGATGGTGATAGGAAAGAAAGATTAAAGGATGTATAGTAGACTGAGTTTATCATGTTTTCTCCGTGAGGCATTATAATTAAGCATCTCAGTTATTTATCATAAGGCATCTGTTATTAAACTTTTGGTAGCTAATTGGTTAGGCTGTTCTAGCTGATTGCTTAATATGAGCAACTTTTaccatcaattatttttctttttgaataagaattacGAACATCTTTTTACTGACATGTATTGTGCTGTAGAATGTCGACTTGGAGAATAAACGCAGGAGACTGGCCCGGGCAAGAATTCCCTCAGATCCCACTGCTTGGCAGCAGATGCGAGACAATTTCGAAGGAATTATACTTGAGGATCATACTTTCTCTGAACAACATGATGTAGAGTTTGGTCTGTGGCAGTTGCATTACAGGCGAATAGAGGAGCTTCGTTCACACCTCAATGATTCTCTGGATTCAAATGGTTCAGCCACGATCCAGGATGGGAAATCTTCTTCAAGACCTGATCGAATCTCAAAAATACGCTCTCAGTTTAAAACATTCCTTTCTGAAGCAACTGGATTTTATCATGATCTGATGTTGAAAATCAGAGCAAAGTATGGTCTACCCCTAAATTGTTTTCCAGGTGATCCAGAGAATCAGTTCGTAGTGTCTAAAGATGGAAATAAATCTGCTGAGATGAAGAAATGCTTGATTTCTTGTCATCGCTGTCTGATTTATCTGGGTGACCTATCACGTTATAAAGGTTTATATGGGGATGCTGATTCCAAAAGTAGAGATTATGCAGCGGCATCAAGTTATTATATGCAAGCTTCTTCAATCTGGCCTTCAAGTGGCAACCCTCATCATCAGGTTTTGCTTCTAATCCATTGTTATCatgattttatctcatctgcCCCCTATTTTTCATAATTGATTTCCTTATCATGCTAATTTGTACCTGCTTATTTCAGCTTGCATTATTAGCTTCATATTCCGGGGATGAATTGGTGACAATCTTTCGCTATTTCCGGAGTCTGGCAGTTGATAACCCATTTTCAACTGCAAGAGATAATTTGATTATTGCATTTGAGAAGGTATTGTTTCTTTGGCCTAAAATGAGGTTTTCTTTCATGAATGAAGAAGTACGGTGGAAAATAtgcttttattttgttattatgtGTTACAATACCTATTCTCATTATACAAACTGATACGTACCTACGAATTTTTTTATGGCTAGAAAACATTTAGGTGCGGTttagatgatgagatgagatgagatgagatggttttagatgaaagttgaaagttgaataaaatattgttagaatattattttttaatatgattattgttttgggatttgaaaaagtttaattgtttattatattttgtgtggaaatttggggaagttgtaatgatgagatgagatgagatgaagcaCTTTCACTaataaaaatggagaaaaaggaTGGGGGTCAGATATATggcttttttatatttattggtGCCAAATTACATCATACATTGTTTTTCCTCAGAATCGGCAAAGCTTTTCCCAGCTGCTTGTTGATGGAAAAGCTTCCTCAATCAGGACTGCACGTGTGCGAATACATgggaaaagaagaggaagaggtggaGCAATGCCTCTCTTGAAACATGAAAACACAGATGTGAGTTCTGTTAAGGAGTCTGCATCCAGTATATCTGATATTTTTAAAGCTTTCAGCATTAAGTTTGTTCGACTTAATGGTATTCTTTTCACTCGTACAAGGTATATACTGTCAACATTTATATTTCTGGTGTATTTAAGATATACCTATCAAATGAATACTTTCTGATATAATATATTCTACAGTCTGGAAACATTTGGAGATGTTTTCTCTATGGTTAGAGTTGATTTGCTTGAGCTTCTTTCTTCTGGGCCGGAAGATGCATACAATTTTGGTTCAAATGCTGCAGACAGTGGAATGACGATTCTTAGGCTTATAACCATTCTTATAGCCACAGCTCACATTGTTAGTAGGGAAAATGAGAATCAGTCATGTGCTAAAATGTTACAACGTTCGGTTTTGCTTCAGAATGCGTATACTGCCATCTTTGAGTTTATGGGGCTCATACTTGAGAGATGCATGCAACTGTTTGATCCATCGAAAAGCTATTTACTGCCTGGAGTGCTGATTTTTATGGAGTGGTTAGCCTGTCATCCTGAAATTGCAGCTGGCAGTGAAGTTGAGGAGAAAGAAGCTGCTGCTAGGTCATTTTTCTGGAGTAATTGCGTTTCATTCTTGAACAAGCTCTTGTCAAGTGGATTAATTTCTGTTattgaggatgaagatgaaacTTGTTTTGTTAATATGACAACGTATGATGAAGGTGAAACTGCCAATTGGCTTGCACTGTGGGAGGACTACGAATTGAGAGGTTTTCTCCCTCTTGTTCCTGCACATATGATTCTTGATTTTTCAAGGAAGCAATCTTTGGGAAGTGATAATAGTGATAAGGAGAGAAAAGCTCGCTTTCAAAGGATTATAGCAGCTGGAAAGTCTCTTGTTAGCATAGTTTGGGTTGGGCAAGAATATGTATCTTTTGATCCAATGCTGAAGAAGTTTGTGATTGGCAATGAATCTCATATATGTGATGATTTTGTGCTTACTAGTTCTTGGGAGATGCCTGTTTCGAATGGTATGGGACATCCACCGGGGAAGAAAATGAATGTGGGAAATTTGCAGCCAGAGGCACAGCCATATttagaaggagaagaagaggatgagATTATTGTTTTCCAACCATCTGTGACTGATAATCATGCAGATGTCATTGATCCcaagttttcttataattttcatgCCCCTGGTGGCAATGCTTCCCTGGGTGACAAGGGATGTTGTATCGAATCTGTTTCAGCCCCACTTGATGGTAAAATATCAGAGAGCACTTTAGATACTGATTCAATTAACCCAAATGCTCCAATATCTCGTACTACCATTCTGCCCCAACATCTGCAATCAATACAACCATGTAATTCAAAGTTGCTGCTGGAGCAACAAGTTTGTCTTGCCGATGGATTGAACAGTTTGAACTTAACAGAGAATAGGCTTGTCGGGAAACCTAGTTTGCAAGAACATTTTAAAGTTTTGGAGCCTGCTGCACTCTCATATGCCCTCCCACAGACTCTGGATATCAGTGCTGGCAATGAGCTTTTTGCCCAGGTTTCTGACTCCAGGATACCATCCAAGTTTGATTCAACTATGTCTACTGGAGCCAGTTTTGATAGTCTTTCTCTGAACTCATCAATGACCTTGCCAACAAGTTTAAGAAAGAATCGAATGAGCAGGCCGCTGAGGCACTTTGGTCCTCCACCTGGATTTGGCCCTGTTCCTCCAAAACTCGTGGGCGAGTCCTTGTCTAAGACTACTTTGGAGAAAGAGACTTTGAAGCTGGATGATTATAGCTGGCTAGATGGATATCAGTTGCCATTGCCAATTAAGGACACTGTGTTTGACAAGCCTGTCACTCACACTGCACAATCGTATCATCAAGCAAGCAAGGGCAATACGGGTATGATATGTTTTCCATTTCCTGGAAAACAAGTTCCAACTTTGCAAGTCCAAATGGAAAACCAGAAAAACTGGCAGGGATACCAGGCTCCTGATTATCTAAAAATATACCAGAGGTGGCAGCAACAGCAGCAacttagtaaaataaatcaGGACTCTATTCCCATGCCAAAGCAGCATGAAGGACAAACTTTGTGGGATGGCCATTTCGTTGTGTGAGGTCATTATGAGAACATAGATGGTAAATTGTTAATctgcaatgtttttttttttctttttgcttccgAGTTTctatactcttaaaaaaatcacTGTCACTATTacatttgtaaattttttactgGACAGAATTTGCtgattcatttccttttttcaGGTTTTGAAGAATCTACTGTTGTGATCAATCCTGTGGGCTGGCACAACACTAATTCAGCGTCACCTTTTTGCAGTCCTGCTGCCATTTTTATTAAGCTTTGTTGGAGAGCATGTCGTGGAGTTTTGCAAGTGCCTACTTTTGAACAGgtctctttctccctttctaCCATGTGcaattgcataatttttttccctattgCAGGTGCATTTCATATAGTTGCATGTTCTGTATGATGTAGTAATTTGCCTGCCATGCTCACAATGTACATATATCATGGGATGCAGGTATAGTGACAATTGAAACTAAGGTGAAATTTTGGTTAGAAtgtacaatttcttttttccaaaaaattgtTAGTTTATTTGCAATGCACAGACTGGTGGCCATCTGAGCATTTATGATGCAATCTAGGTCTGATTTTTTTGTGCCACAAACCAACCCACTCCCCATATTATACAGGGGATTGGAGAATTGCAGTAGATTACTTTGCTAATGATCTTAATCCATGTCCTAAATAAATTTTCTGTGTCTCTTGATCAGCTTGTGCTGAGCTCCCGGACTGGATAGGCAATGATGAAAAGGGAGCAAGTTGggaaaaatggaaaatttaCAGAAGAAAACTGATGGTTGGATGTTGGTCACAAAAATTTGTACCCCGGCACTGGGTGGGACCGCCCAATGTTTGGATTGACATAAAATAAGAAAGCATGAGTTTATCCCATGTACTTTCTGGAGGAAAAAGCTAGTTCAGGAGTGCATCATTGCTGTAGCAGGCAACCGATTGATAGAAAGCTATTGAGGCAATTTTGCATGAGCTACTTGAAAGCTTCCATCTATCAGATTCAAAAGGGTTTGTGGAAAATAGGGTTTGGCTAAATATGTAGTCGGATTTGGGATGTTATGTGATAAATAAAGCATGTTATGCGAGCAGAGACGCATTTTGGGGTTTTTAGCTATTTGGTTTTTAGAGCGTTGTTGGTATTGGAACACTATTTTTCGAGCATTTGTTAATGGCAATACGTGGGATTTGGTATTTCTGTTGATGTCTAGGTTTCATTGTTCAATAACTTACTGCCTTGTGTTGGAGTTTCATCAACTATATAAAATCCTTCCAAATTACGGTCGAACAGGATACATAATTTTGAAGTTTTCCGAATTTTCCTCTTTCTAGGAACATAACAATAGTTAACATTGCAGGTCTTGCCGAAGCAATATCTTCGTAATTTCAAAATCTCTGACCTAAAGCAACTTGCAGGAATAGTGCTACCATGCCTCTTCAATTTGACAACTTGGTGTGTCCTTAatgcaaattgtattttttttttttatttcaatcatttttaaaaaataataaaaataccaatacattaatagtcacttccttaaccattaaaaaaaaaattaaatgcatgagaTGTTAAAATGAGGGAGCAAATTGAGGAAGCATAGTAGCAGTATTATTATGTTGGCGTGTTTACGGCTCTGTCTGCAGTTTGATTTTCTATTATGCTCATCTTTATCacgaaaaaaggaagaagaaaaaataataataataaaggagAGGACCAATGTCAATggaacaaataattaataagttcATCTGCCCCAAATACAATTCTCAGTTGAAAGCAGAAAAAACAAATCACATACACGTGTTTGTCTCATTAGACCAAAGAATTGATCAAGATAATAAATTCTGTTGCAGTTTTACAATTAGATTGAATACACCTGTGGCGCTCCTGTTTATATAGCATATCTGTAATTAGCTgaaacatataattatatattatctgTAGATGTATATAAAACGGATTCAAGCATATATAATGGACAAAAAGAACCAATCAAAACTACTTGAAATTGATTTGTTTCAAGTGTCTTGGGCAAATATGTGAAATATGAAATCCCGGAAGCGCCTTGAATATTGCCTTGGATCAACAGCAGATATGGAGGTGGGGTCGTATTGGATGGATTTGTATGCATGCTCGATCTTCTTGCTGATGTCGTAGTCTTGAAGTATGTCAATTATTCCAAAAAACATTACAACCTCGTAATACTCCCCGGTTGGTTCTCCGAGGATCTGATATTCATAACCACTTTGTCTCACAGTCTTTTCCACCCGTGCAGGCATGTTCAAGCCAAGCTTGATACTAGCCCATCTGCAATACTCAGATACACCATTATATCAAAACATCTTTCTGTAGTTTGAAGGACAACGATCTAGTGCTGTTTTAATGTCTTTTAGTTGTATCAAAGTCGTCATTGTTGATACATAGAAGGCGTATCCTTCAAAAACTAGTCCATTTTACTTGAACTCCTGTTACAGTCTGTGATCGATCCGTATCGTTTTGTTTTCTGAttgaaagtatatatatagatcatggaCATGTAGAACTATGCTTTTACATCGGGAAGATCTCACACATTGACTATTACTAATGATTTAGCATAGAAATTTCACCTGGATGGATCAAGAAGAATCTGGTCCATGTCTGCTCGTGAAAGACGAGCTGGAGCTCCTTCATCCTGGGAGTCACCTGCAAGAAGACAACATTCCATTGTTGTAAGCGAAAAGCGTATGTGTGAGATTATGAATATAAAGCGGATAATCATATGAAAGAGTGAAAAATGACCGATAGTTGGAGTCCGGGATTGGGAAGGAATCAGGTCACCAGTAGGTGATATTTCTTTGAAGTGAAGACCCACCAAAAGACTATAGTCCATAATTCTCTCCTGCTCGAGAAATTCACAATCCCTATCAATTTGCCTACAAGAAAAAATGTACATTTAAAAAGGCCAacaaagatgatgaaaaaataaaaggaaattgtGCCACATGTGGTGGCAATGGTTGTTGTTGACATGATGGAAACTGAATAAAGCAATTAGAGACTGAAGGGCCTTACTACATTCACCTGCAAAACTCCTGAAACCATGACTTCTGCAGTCGGAATATGAAGTTTAGATCAAGGTCTTTAAGGATAGTGGTGTCATCAATCTCTGTCTCGGACTTATCTGTTGTGCGGCCAAGGGAAGATCCCTTCAAGTCGTAGCGTCTATGGATGGAATATTCAGTACACATGAGATTCCCCATGATGATGAACCGTACCTATATAACCAATCACATTAGTTGTGCACATGTAGTAAGTGGTGATggagtcaaaagtattttttcttACTAGATATGCAGAACCAAACACATACGAGCTAATGGAGCTACTAAAATAGTGTTCATATACTCATATTACTTGATATcgaaagaaaaaatgggaatTGATGGCTTTGTCACATTCATGCAAATTTATTGCACAGGTTGCTATGGGACTACTAGCAGTTTTACCTTCTTCTGGATAGGCCCCGTTAACTTTACACAATGCAGACCATAAAATTTGGTAACTAGAGTGTTTTCAAAGGCCCGGAAATGGTTATAATAAGCTGGAAGCATCCTTAAAAGCACCTATGCAAATCAATCACCGGATTAAAACTGGAAAACAGTGTTTCAAACGACAAATATGTGGGTAAAACTCAGTACGACTCACTTTTGTTTCTGCCTTTTTTATAGTCTTTATCATGTAGCGGTCATCGTTGGTCAAGTAAAAGAAGCTACCACTTTTACCAGGAGAGGAGAGTTCCCGAAGAGCATCATTTCCACAGATCGATATCATGTAATCAGCAGGGTCCACATTGAACAACTTCCTTAAAGTCCTGAAGACGAGAAATGATAAACATTCAAAGATTagaataacaaaaaacaaaatcatctgCTTCTGCCTTTTTATAGTCTTTATCATGTATACTATTTAGGTTGACATGATCCAATCATCATACTAtcctcacccccccccccccccacccccctctCAAGACAGTCCTTCGATTCAATTCCTGCTCCCACATGATGCTCAGCAAGATTCCTTAACCCATGATCCAGTTTGGAAGGCTCTACTGCTAATTTTTTTACAGTGGTAACGAAGCATTAATTGCTCATGTGCACTAGAAAACAGACAGCAGATACAATATGTTATACCTGAACACTAATGGGCAGTAATCCTTCCATCTAAATTCACAGGACTGGTGTGGTGGGGTGTACTTGGATCCTTCAGGAGGAAATCTCGTCCATACTTTTTCCTTGGGGTCAAAAGCTGAAGGCTTCAAATCAAGGGATGCTGCTGGAGCGGGTCTTCCAACAGAATGCCTGTCCGTCAATCCCATAGtgagtgaaaataataataatatgcagtcatatataaactaaaacTCA
This window harbors:
- the LOC121265166 gene encoding protein SMG7-like, yielding MMAVLMDNSLDLSSRERAQRLYKLNVDLENKRRRLARARIPSDPTAWQQMRDNFEGIILEDHTFSEQHDVEFGLWQLHYRRIEELRSHLNDSLDSNGSATIQDGKSSSRPDRISKIRSQFKTFLSEATGFYHDLMLKIRAKYGLPLNCFPGDPENQFVVSKDGNKSAEMKKCLISCHRCLIYLGDLSRYKGLYGDADSKSRDYAAASSYYMQASSIWPSSGNPHHQLALLASYSGDELVTIFRYFRSLAVDNPFSTARDNLIIAFEKNRQSFSQLLVDGKASSIRTARVRIHGKRRGRGGAMPLLKHENTDVSSVKESASSISDIFKAFSIKFVRLNGILFTRTSLETFGDVFSMVRVDLLELLSSGPEDAYNFGSNAADSGMTILRLITILIATAHIVSRENENQSCAKMLQRSVLLQNAYTAIFEFMGLILERCMQLFDPSKSYLLPGVLIFMEWLACHPEIAAGSEVEEKEAAARSFFWSNCVSFLNKLLSSGLISVIEDEDETCFVNMTTYDEGETANWLALWEDYELRGFLPLVPAHMILDFSRKQSLGSDNSDKERKARFQRIIAAGKSLVSIVWVGQEYVSFDPMLKKFVIGNESHICDDFVLTSSWEMPVSNGMGHPPGKKMNVGNLQPEAQPYLEGEEEDEIIVFQPSVTDNHADVIDPKFSYNFHAPGGNASLGDKGCCIESVSAPLDGKISESTLDTDSINPNAPISRTTILPQHLQSIQPCNSKLLLEQQVCLADGLNSLNLTENRLVGKPSLQEHFKVLEPAALSYALPQTLDISAGNELFAQVSDSRIPSKFDSTMSTGASFDSLSLNSSMTLPTSLRKNRMSRPLRHFGPPPGFGPVPPKLVGESLSKTTLEKETLKLDDYSWLDGYQLPLPIKDTVFDKPVTHTAQSYHQASKGNTGMICFPFPGKQVPTLQVQMENQKNWQGYQAPDYLKIYQRWQQQQQLSKINQDSIPMPKQHEGQTLWDGHFVV